A window of Oscillatoria sp. FACHB-1407 genomic DNA:
GTAATTCAAGCAATTATGTATCACCTTAAGGTTGTCATTATTGGTGCGGGTATCGGCGGGTTAACCACTGGAATCGCCCTTCGTCAGGCAGGTTATGACGTTGAGATTTACGATCGCGTCAGTCAGTTGCGTCCAGCAGGAGCAGGCATCTCGCTCTGGTCAAATGGGGTTAAGGTGCTGAATCGGTTGGGGTTGGGTGACAAGATCGCCAAGATTGGGGGGCAAATGGATCGGATGCAATACATCCGCTACACAGGTGAGTTGCTCAACGATATTGATCTGTATCCCTTAATTGAAACCGTGGGTCAGCGTCCCTATCCCGTTGCTCGAACCGACTTGCAGCAAATGTTGTTAGAAGCGTTTCCGGGAGAAGTCCAACTCAACTCCAAATGCATCGGTGTAGAACAGGATGGTCAAAGTGTCACCGCCATTTTTGAAAACGGACATCGAGCTACGGGTGATTTGTTGATCGCGGCAGATGGCGTTCGCTCGATCATCCGCAACCAGATTTTAGGTGAACAGATTCACCCCCGCTATGCCGGATATGTCAACTACAACGGATTGGTGCCTGTCAGCGATGACCTGGGTGACAAGAACTCCTGGAGTATCTACGTCGGTGAACATAAGCGAGTTTCCATGATGCCAGTGGGGGGCGATCGCTTTTACTTCTTTTTCGATGTTCCCATGTCTAAAGGAACAGAACCCCATCCTGACGGCATTCAAGTCGAACTAACCAACTCCTTTCAGGGGTGGTGTCAACCTGTGCAAACGCTGATCCAACGGTTGAATCCGACTCAAACGAATCGGTTAGAGATTCACGATGTAGAACCCTTTCAACAGTTTATGCAGGGCAGAATCGCATTACTGGGTGATGCAGCCCACAGCACAACTCCAGATTTAGGACAGGGTGGGTGTCAGGCAATGGAAGATGCGGAGGTGTTGACG
This region includes:
- the hpxO gene encoding FAD-dependent urate hydroxylase HpxO, which codes for MYHLKVVIIGAGIGGLTTGIALRQAGYDVEIYDRVSQLRPAGAGISLWSNGVKVLNRLGLGDKIAKIGGQMDRMQYIRYTGELLNDIDLYPLIETVGQRPYPVARTDLQQMLLEAFPGEVQLNSKCIGVEQDGQSVTAIFENGHRATGDLLIAADGVRSIIRNQILGEQIHPRYAGYVNYNGLVPVSDDLGDKNSWSIYVGEHKRVSMMPVGGDRFYFFFDVPMSKGTEPHPDGIQVELTNSFQGWCQPVQTLIQRLNPTQTNRLEIHDVEPFQQFMQGRIALLGDAAHSTTPDLGQGGCQAMEDAEVLTRYLLTTNLGVADALKRYAAERAERANAIVLKARKRADQIHGKDPDITEAWYAQLQSEPPDAVTGAIAKTILGGPLR